GGCACCGCCGAAACCATCCACACCGCCAACCGCGGCGAAAATATCCTGATCATCTTCATTAACAACGGCATCTACGGCATGACCGGCGGCCAGATGGCCCCGACCACCATCATCGGGGCCACAACCACCACTACTCCCGGAGGCCGCAATATCGCCCAGCACGGCAATCCCCTGAAAATCGCCGACCTGATAGCGATACTTCCCGGCACCGCCTACGCCACCCGCCAGAGCGTCCACAAGCCCGGCAACGTGCGCAAGCTCAAGAAAGCCCTCATCAAGAGCTTCCAACTCCAAAAACAGAAACAAGGATTATGCTTTGTCGAGGTAGTGAGCAACTGCCCGTCAGGCTGGAAAATGACCCCCATAGAAGCCAACCGCTGGTTGGAAGAACACATGCTGCCCGAATACCCCCTGGGTGACCTGAAGACGCCGCCTGAAGAGGTGAGCTCGTGAAAGAGGAAGCCCTGATTGCCGGCTTCGGAGGCCAGGGAGTGCTGACTCTGGGGATGGTATTGGCCTATGCCGGCATGGTGGAGGGCAAAGAGGTCTCCTGGATGCCCAGCTACGGCCCCGAAATGCGCGGCGGCACCGCCAATTGCATCACCATCATCTCCGATGAACCCATCAGTTCCCCTATTATTACTCAGTACGACTCCGCAGTCATCCTCAATCAGCCCTCCATGGATAAATTCGAATCGAAGGTCAAGCCCGGCGGCCTGCTGCTCTACGAAAGCAACAGCATCCTGAATCCCCCCACCCGCAATGACATCACCTGCCAGGCCATACCGGCGGCTTCGGAGGCGGCCAAGCTGCAACACGACCGCGCCCTCAACATGATCATGCTCGGTGCCTTCCTGGCACACCGCCCGATTGTCGGCCTGAAAGCCGTCAAAGAAGGCCTCCTGCACGTCCTCCCCGAAAGATACCATCATCTCCTGCCCATTAATGAACAGGCCATCCAACGCGGCATGCAGCTGGCCACCGCCACCGCCCAGGCCACTGTCTAGCGCGGTTATCCCCCCACTCCCTTTAATCCATTGAAGCCCCGCTGCTCCTTGCGATACATTTAACCATCATGCTGGGCCCTTTTAATACCCGTTTGCGCGCCGAAGTGGAGCGCAAGGAGTCCCAACTGTGCCTGGGGCTGGACCTGGATCCGGCCCGGCCAAGCCAGCTCCATAACACCACCCTAGACTCGCTCAAAGAAGCCTCTTTGGTCATAGTTGAAGAGACCTGGGACCAGGTGTGGGGCTATAAACTCAACTTTGCCTTTTTCGAACGGTTCGGCTCGGCCGGTTATGCCTGGCTGGAGGAGCTGGCCGCCGCCATCCATCATAGGGCGCTGGTTATCGGGGATGCCAAGCGCAGTGATATCGGTAACTCGGCCCGCAATTATGCCCGGGCCATTTTTCAACACCTGGAGCTGGACGCCGCCACGGTGAATCCCTACATGGGACAGGATGCTCTGGAACCGTTCATCGCCGATCCCGGACGCGGCGCCTTCGTCCT
This DNA window, taken from Candidatus Neomarinimicrobiota bacterium, encodes the following:
- a CDS encoding 2-oxoacid:acceptor oxidoreductase family protein translates to MKEEALIAGFGGQGVLTLGMVLAYAGMVEGKEVSWMPSYGPEMRGGTANCITIISDEPISSPIITQYDSAVILNQPSMDKFESKVKPGGLLLYESNSILNPPTRNDITCQAIPAASEAAKLQHDRALNMIMLGAFLAHRPIVGLKAVKEGLLHVLPERYHHLLPINEQAIQRGMQLATATAQATV
- a CDS encoding thiamine pyrophosphate-dependent enzyme; translated protein: GTAETIHTANRGENILIIFINNGIYGMTGGQMAPTTIIGATTTTTPGGRNIAQHGNPLKIADLIAILPGTAYATRQSVHKPGNVRKLKKALIKSFQLQKQKQGLCFVEVVSNCPSGWKMTPIEANRWLEEHMLPEYPLGDLKTPPEEVSS
- the pyrF gene encoding orotidine-5'-phosphate decarboxylase, with amino-acid sequence MLGPFNTRLRAEVERKESQLCLGLDLDPARPSQLHNTTLDSLKEASLVIVEETWDQVWGYKLNFAFFERFGSAGYAWLEELAAAIHHRALVIGDAKRSDIGNSARNYARAIFQHLELDAATVNPYMGQDALEPFIADPGRGAFVLCLTSNPGAEDFQRHGNEQPLYLEVAAWAQALNDAGNLGLVVGATHPDDLTRVRQAAPDLPFLIPGIGAQGGDLEPAVACGTPAAPSIINVSRGILYAGQGSLEDILAAVNDYNRQINALVQSYGL